One genomic segment of Candidatus Methylomirabilota bacterium includes these proteins:
- a CDS encoding branched-chain amino acid ABC transporter permease yields the protein MTDRPSRRLIVFGGVVVLILLALPSLAGRYSLYLVIQILILSVFSLGFNLLFGYTGLLSFGQAGFFAVGAYACAKILLAVPNLFLGLIGGVVVAAAAALLLGFLSVRHTRIYFSMLTLAYGMMIYSIAWKWRDFTGGDDGLVGIPRAPLAIPGLPALSVASMERYYYVVLVVSLLAIWLMYRLVNSPLGLALQAIRDSESRAEFAGIAVRTYRLVAFTIAGLYAGLAGALLPPLENTVTPPIAHWSTSAEPVLATLLGGIHVFGGPIVGAFLFFMIKDVIVRFTEYWLIWLGAIVVVLVMGFRGGVVGIFARQVRSARAEAPSGR from the coding sequence GTGACCGACCGGCCCTCTCGCCGTCTCATCGTGTTCGGGGGCGTCGTGGTGCTGATCCTGCTCGCGCTCCCGTCGCTGGCCGGTCGCTATTCCTTGTACCTCGTGATCCAGATCCTGATCCTGTCGGTCTTCTCCCTCGGGTTCAATCTCCTCTTCGGTTACACCGGGTTGCTCTCGTTCGGCCAGGCCGGATTTTTCGCCGTCGGCGCCTATGCCTGCGCGAAGATCCTCCTGGCCGTGCCGAATCTCTTTCTCGGCCTGATCGGCGGCGTGGTCGTCGCGGCGGCGGCGGCGCTCCTCCTGGGCTTTCTCTCGGTCCGGCACACCCGGATCTACTTCTCCATGCTCACGCTCGCCTACGGCATGATGATCTACTCCATCGCGTGGAAGTGGCGCGACTTCACCGGGGGTGACGACGGGCTCGTCGGCATCCCGCGGGCGCCGCTGGCGATTCCTGGCCTGCCGGCGCTCAGCGTCGCCAGCATGGAACGCTACTACTACGTCGTTCTGGTCGTCTCGCTCCTCGCCATCTGGCTCATGTACCGTCTGGTGAACTCGCCCCTCGGGCTCGCCCTGCAGGCGATCCGGGACAGCGAGAGCCGGGCGGAATTCGCGGGGATAGCCGTGAGGACCTACCGCCTGGTCGCCTTCACCATCGCGGGACTGTACGCTGGGCTGGCCGGCGCGCTGCTCCCCCCGCTCGAGAACACCGTCACCCCGCCGATCGCCCACTGGAGCACGTCGGCCGAGCCGGTCCTGGCCACGCTCCTCGGCGGGATCCACGTCTTCGGGGGCCCCATCGTCGGCGCCTTCCTGTTTTTCATGATCAAGGACGTCATCGTCCGCTTCACCGAGTACTGGCTCATCTGGCTCGGCGCCATCGTGGTCGTCCTGGTCATGGGCTTCCGCGGAGGCGTGGTCGGCATTTTCGCGCGACAGGTCCGGTCGGCCCGGGCCGAGGCGCCGTCCGGTCGGTGA